A region from the Alnus glutinosa chromosome 5, dhAlnGlut1.1, whole genome shotgun sequence genome encodes:
- the LOC133867918 gene encoding glutamate receptor 2.9-like has translation MHRQMQVIFSVLIFFLLAVFYGVEANNNEVTGIGVIIDVKTRIGKEEKTAMEVAAQNYNNTSKTHKLLLYFGDALRVASVAEDLIREKKVKVIIGMHTWQEAAVVADVGGQANVPVISFAAPAINPPLTSLRWPFLIQMAKNDSEQIKLIADIVQQYNWRKVIAIYEDDQPYGGDSGKLAILSKALRNVGSEIDYRLVLPPHSLVSDHPENVVHEELVQLLNKTKSRVFIVLQSSLEMATHLFREAKQMGLVGNDSAWIIADNIANLLHSVNDSVISSMEGALGIKTKNYSENHDFYAQFRKNFKTKYPEENNLDPGIYALRAYDSIGIVTRAIEKMAANITNPKMLLENMLSSHFTGLSGKIHFEAGQLSGTTNFTIINVVGNTGKGYEEIDFLAPESGFSVSPKLWPGKLNRTPKGWEMPTPAKPLKIGVPGRTTFEKFVKVEYGENPEQNKYDGFCIQIFSKVLDLLEYDLPYEFEPYNGTYTDLVYHVYNKTYDAVIGDVTILADRLQYADFTLPFAESGLGIIIAVKPEGGSPLPFTKPFTRGMWVVTGAILMYTMIIVWLLERQSNPEFGGPWKYQISTALWFTFSSLFFAHREKVHNNLTRTVVAVWLFLVLILTSSYTANLSSMLTVPQLQPNVTDIERLQKHNLKVGCDGDSFVQKYMQNVLNFKPKNIVNVSHVDDFPKEFKSNNIAAAFLELPYEKVFLNKYCRGFTGTIRTDRFGGLGFAFQKGSPFVRDFSEAILKLSETGELKQLQNEWLTPSHECSPNITSSKRGRLSFHSFKVLYLLSFGTSTICLLLSVIDNRQHRITYDERVWKMVRLVRHLSINNNPQRAPALADTDDSLWKKAAKLVRYYFYINYQRSAPTLADTSRTNETH, from the exons CTGAAGATTTGATTAGAGAGAAAAAGGTGAAAGTGATTATTGGCATGCACACATGGCAGGAAGCTGCCGTAGTAGCTGATGTTGGAGGGCAAGCTAATGTTCCGGTCATTTCGTTTGCAGCACCGGCCATCAACCCACCTCTAACGTCACTCCGTTGGCCTTTTTTGATACAAATGGCTAAAAATGATTCTGAACAAATTAAGTTGATTGCAGATATTGTTCAGCAGTACAATTGGCGAAAGGTCATAGCGATTTATGAAGATGATCAACCATATGGTGGTGATTCCGGCAAGTTAGCAATTCTATCTAAGGCTCTCCGAAATGTTGGTTCGGAAATTGATTACCGTTTGGTTCTCCCACCGCATTCTTTGGTGTCTGATCACCCGGAAAATGTTGTCCATGAAGAGCTGGTTCAGCTACTGAACAAAACAAAGTCTCGGGTTTTTATAGTTCTTCAGTCATCATTGGAGATGGCGACTCATTTGTTCAGAGAAGCTAAGCAGATGGGACTTGTAGGGAATGACTCAGCTTGGATTATTGCAGACAACATTGCAAATTTGCTGCACTCTGTTAATGACTCTGTCATATCCTCCATGGAAGGCGCGTTAGGAATCAAGACCAAGAACTATTCTGAGAATCACGATTTTTATGCACAGTTTcggaaaaatttcaaaactaaatatCCGGAGGAAAATAACCTCGACCCTGGAATTTATGCCCTGCGAGCATACGACAGCATTGGAATTGTTACACGAGCGATAGAGAAAATGGCTGCTAACATTACCAATCCAAAGATGTTGTTAGAGAATATGTTATCAAGCCATTTCACTGGTTTAAGTGGAAAAATACATTTTGAAGCAGGCCAGCTCTCAGGCACTACTAATTTTACGATTATTAACGTTGTTGGGAACACTGGGAAGGGATACGAGGAAATAGACTTTTTGGCACCGGAGTCTGGGTTCTCGGTGAGCCCAAAACTTTGGCCAGGGAAATTAAACCGGACTCCGAAAGGTTGGGAAATGCCTACTCCTGCAAAGCCACTGAAAATTGGAGTCCCAGGAAGAACAACATTTGAAAAGTTTGTGAAGGTTGAGTATGGGGAGAACCCGGAACAGAACAAATACGATGGTTTTTGCATTCAAATTTTCTCGAAGGTGCTGGACCTCTTAGAGTATGATCTGCCTTACGAATTTGAGCCATATAATGGCACCTACACTGATCTGGTTTATCATGTCTATAATAAG ACTTATGATGCTGTCATTGGCGACGTGACTATACTTGCCGACCGGTTGCAATACGCGGATTTTACACTGCCATTTGCTGAGTCAGGTTTGGGGATCATAATTGCAGTAAAACCTGAAGGTGGGTCACCATTGCCGTTTACCAAGCCTTTCACCAGGGGAATGTGGGTGGTGACTGGTGCCATCTTGATGTACACAATGATCATTGTTTGGCTCCTTGAGCGCCAATCCAATCCAGAATTTGGTGGCCCATGGAAGTATCAGATTAGCACTGCACTTTGGTTTACCTTCTCCTCTCTATTCTTTGCTCATA GGGAGAAAGTCCACAACAACTTAACGCGTACGGTTGTTGCAGTGTGGCTCTTTCTGGTGTTGATCCTAACCTCGAGCTACACTGCTAATCTGTCTTCCATGCTCACAGTGCCACAACTCCAACCAAATGTTACAGATATTGAGCGGTTACAGAAGCACAACTTGAAAGTTGGTTGCGATGGCGATTCATTCGTACAGAAATACATGCAGAATGTGCTTAACTTCAAGCCGAAGAATATCGTGAACGTCAGCCACGTAGACGATTTCCCAAAAGAATTCAAAAGCAACAATATAGCTGCTGCCTTCCTTGAACTCCCATATGAGAAAGTTTTCCTCAATAAGTATTGCAGGGGATTCACTGGCACCATACGTACCGACAGATTTGGAGGATTGGGCTTT GCCTTCCAGAAAGGCTCGCCATTCGTCAGGGATTTTTCTGAAGCCATTCTAAAGCTTTCAGAGACAGGAGAATTAAAGCAACTGCAAAATGAATGGTTGACTCCCTCACATGAGTGCTCACCCAACATAACTTCCAGCAAACGAGGAAGGTTGAGCTTCCACAGCTTCAAGGTTCTCTATCTACTTTCTTTTGGCACCTCTACCATTTGTCTTCTACTATCGGTAATAGATAACCGGCAACATCGAATTACCTATGATGAGAGAGTTTGGAAGATGGTTAGACTCGTAAGACACTTGAGCATCAACAATAATCCACAAAGAGCTCCAGCTTTGGCGGACACAGATGACAGCTTATGGAAGAAAGCAGCTAAACTAGTAAGATACTACTTTTATATCAACTACCAAAGAAGCGCTCCAACTCTGGCAGACACATCGCGTACGAATGAGACACATTAG